Proteins encoded by one window of Moorella humiferrea:
- the remB gene encoding extracellular matrix regulator RemB, whose protein sequence is MYLHIGNEVVVPFKEIIAILNLNTTARSTINEGILTSAEGYKSCIITDKNIYFSTISSGTLMKRAASFPANLEE, encoded by the coding sequence ATGTACCTGCACATCGGTAATGAGGTAGTTGTTCCCTTTAAAGAAATCATAGCCATTTTAAACCTTAACACTACAGCCCGTTCCACAATTAATGAGGGTATTCTTACGTCTGCCGAAGGCTACAAATCGTGCATCATCACCGATAAAAACATATATTTTTCAACTATTTCCTCGGGCACCTTAATGAAAAGGGCCGCTTCCTTCCCCGCAAACCTTGAGGAATAG
- the gyrB gene encoding DNA topoisomerase (ATP-hydrolyzing) subunit B, whose protein sequence is MEQVHTEYDASQIQVLEGLEAVRRRPGMYIGNTGVRGLHQLVFELVDNSIDEALAGFCDRVEVVIHKDGSLTVTDNGRGIPVDIHEKTGLPAVEVALTMLHAGGKFGGNGYKVAGGLHGVGLSVVNALSEWLEIKVKRDGKIYQQEYRRGKKVSELKVVGKAKGTGTSVTFFPDREIFEDIVFQDEIIARRLQELSFLNRGIKIIFRDERKEFEDTYYHTGGLIDFVRHLNKNKGVLFNKPLYFSGEKDDVQVEIALQYNDGYNELILSYANNINTTEGGSHEIGFKTALTRVINDYARKFNILKENENNLAGEDIREGLTAVISVKVLEPQFEGQTKTKLGNTEVRGIVDALVAEHLSAYLEENPTIARRIVDKALNAFRAREAARKARELTRRKNALEITSLPGKLADCTNKDPAVAELFLVEGDSAGGSAKQGRDRRFQAILPLRGKILNVEKARLDKILNNEEIRTIITALGTGIGDDFNINKVRYHKTILMADADVDGSHIRTLLLTFFYRYMRPLITEGYIYIAQPPLYKVSRGKVQHYLYNDAELERFLQNHAGEKWEIQRYKGLGEMNAEQLWETTMNPETRTLLRVNLEDAAAADAIFNILMGDRVEPRREFIQRHAHEVRNLDI, encoded by the coding sequence ATGGAACAGGTACACACCGAATATGATGCCAGTCAAATACAGGTTTTAGAAGGTTTGGAAGCCGTCCGGCGACGTCCCGGCATGTATATAGGCAACACCGGAGTCCGGGGCCTGCATCAGCTGGTTTTTGAACTGGTAGATAACAGCATTGACGAAGCCCTGGCGGGATTCTGTGATCGTGTAGAAGTTGTTATTCATAAAGACGGCAGCCTTACCGTTACCGACAACGGCCGTGGTATACCGGTAGACATCCATGAGAAGACGGGCCTACCGGCCGTGGAGGTGGCCCTTACCATGCTCCACGCCGGGGGCAAATTTGGAGGCAACGGCTACAAGGTAGCTGGAGGTCTGCATGGAGTAGGCCTTTCTGTAGTCAACGCCCTGTCCGAATGGCTGGAGATTAAAGTAAAACGTGATGGAAAAATTTATCAACAGGAATATCGCCGGGGCAAAAAGGTATCGGAGCTCAAAGTCGTAGGCAAGGCCAAGGGTACGGGCACCAGCGTCACCTTTTTCCCCGATCGGGAAATCTTTGAAGATATAGTTTTCCAGGATGAAATAATAGCCAGGCGTCTGCAGGAATTATCCTTTTTGAACCGCGGTATTAAAATAATCTTTCGCGACGAGAGAAAGGAATTTGAGGACACCTATTATCATACCGGGGGCTTAATCGATTTTGTCCGTCATTTAAATAAAAACAAGGGGGTTCTTTTCAATAAACCCCTCTATTTTAGCGGGGAAAAGGATGACGTTCAGGTTGAAATAGCCCTGCAGTATAACGACGGTTACAATGAATTAATTCTTTCTTATGCCAACAACATCAACACCACCGAGGGCGGCAGCCACGAAATCGGGTTTAAAACGGCCCTGACGCGGGTGATCAACGATTATGCCCGCAAATTTAACATTTTAAAAGAAAACGAGAACAACCTGGCCGGCGAAGACATTCGGGAAGGCTTAACGGCGGTTATCAGTGTCAAGGTTTTAGAACCCCAATTTGAAGGCCAGACCAAAACCAAGCTGGGAAATACGGAAGTCCGGGGTATTGTCGATGCCCTGGTGGCAGAACATTTAAGCGCCTACCTAGAAGAAAACCCTACCATCGCGCGCCGTATTGTCGATAAAGCCTTAAACGCCTTCCGGGCCAGGGAAGCCGCCCGTAAAGCGCGGGAGCTGACGCGGCGCAAAAACGCCCTGGAAATAACCTCTTTACCCGGGAAATTGGCCGACTGCACCAATAAAGACCCGGCGGTGGCCGAACTTTTCCTGGTTGAGGGTGATTCCGCCGGGGGCTCGGCCAAACAGGGGCGCGACCGCCGCTTCCAGGCCATCCTGCCTTTAAGGGGTAAGATATTAAACGTTGAAAAGGCTCGGTTGGATAAAATTTTAAATAACGAAGAAATCCGCACCATCATCACGGCCCTGGGTACGGGCATCGGCGACGATTTCAACATTAACAAGGTTCGTTACCATAAAACTATCCTCATGGCCGACGCCGACGTCGACGGTTCCCATATTCGGACGTTATTGCTCACCTTTTTTTACCGCTACATGCGACCGTTAATCACCGAAGGATATATCTATATCGCCCAGCCGCCGTTATATAAAGTTTCCCGGGGCAAAGTGCAGCATTATCTCTACAACGACGCCGAACTGGAAAGGTTTTTACAAAATCATGCCGGGGAAAAATGGGAAATACAGCGTTATAAAGGTTTGGGTGAAATGAACGCCGAACAGCTCTGGGAAACTACCATGAACCCGGAAACCCGTACGCTTTTACGGGTAAACCTGGAGGATGCCGCCGCCGCCGATGCCATTTTTAACATTCTGATGGGCGATAGGGTAGAACCGCGGCGGGAGTTTATCCAGCGTCATGCCCATGAAGTCAGAAACCTTGATATTTAG
- the recF gene encoding DNA replication/repair protein RecF (All proteins in this family for which functions are known are DNA-binding proteins that assist the filamentation of RecA onto DNA for the initiation of recombination or recombinational repair.), translating into MPDTRLADIQLINFRSYRSLLWHCEPGLNIIYGPNGVGKTNLLEAIAYLSFARSFRQQQDRFLVTWEESFFQISGCCLYNQEKIKVDINIIYRDGHKELTINGQTNRLIDLLGIFPVIYFGPDDLLLLKGAPVLRRQFLDREISTLDRIYCRNLQLYRRLLLQRNRLLHAVKDERAKLQELEPWTLQLINIGTAIIQQRHAFINSLATLAADIYKKMGGREDLALVYRPNVGSMDEWMAKFKSGREREIQAGLSLWGPHRDDFSFSIGNRDARHFASQGQQRAAVLALKIAETMVFFEVLGKKPALLMDDVFSELDLRRREALLELLFSAGQSFITTTELSNLPSVLLDGAAIWQLNSDGRLILEQK; encoded by the coding sequence GTGCCAGATACAAGGTTAGCAGACATTCAGCTGATTAATTTCCGCAGCTACCGTAGTCTTCTCTGGCACTGTGAACCTGGTTTAAATATAATCTACGGACCAAATGGTGTCGGGAAAACCAATCTTCTGGAAGCTATCGCCTATCTTAGCTTTGCCCGATCCTTTAGGCAGCAACAGGACCGTTTTCTGGTAACGTGGGAAGAAAGCTTTTTTCAAATAAGCGGCTGTTGTCTTTATAACCAGGAAAAAATCAAAGTAGATATCAATATTATTTACCGTGACGGCCATAAAGAGTTAACAATTAACGGTCAAACCAACCGCCTCATAGATCTATTAGGTATTTTTCCTGTTATTTATTTTGGCCCCGACGACCTTCTCCTTTTAAAAGGGGCACCCGTACTGCGCCGGCAATTTTTAGATCGGGAGATAAGTACCTTAGATCGCATTTACTGTCGCAATCTCCAGTTGTATCGCCGCCTTTTATTGCAACGCAATAGACTTCTGCATGCCGTTAAAGACGAAAGGGCAAAATTACAGGAACTTGAACCCTGGACCCTTCAGCTCATAAATATCGGTACGGCTATTATCCAGCAGCGCCATGCCTTTATTAATTCCCTTGCAACCCTGGCGGCAGATATCTACAAAAAAATGGGAGGAAGGGAAGATTTAGCCCTCGTTTATCGTCCTAACGTAGGCAGTATGGATGAGTGGATGGCTAAATTTAAATCCGGCCGGGAAAGGGAAATCCAGGCGGGTTTAAGCCTTTGGGGTCCCCATCGGGATGATTTTTCTTTTTCCATCGGAAACCGTGATGCCCGCCATTTTGCTTCCCAGGGGCAGCAGCGGGCGGCCGTTCTGGCACTAAAAATAGCCGAAACAATGGTATTTTTTGAGGTCCTGGGTAAAAAGCCGGCCCTATTGATGGACGACGTTTTTTCCGAGCTTGACTTAAGACGCCGGGAGGCCCTTTTGGAACTTTTATTTTCTGCCGGCCAATCCTTTATAACCACCACTGAATTGTCAAACCTTCCTTCCGTTCTTCTTGATGGGGCAGCTATCTGGCAGCTCAATAGTGACGGAAGGTTAATTTTGGAACAAAAATGA
- a CDS encoding RNA-binding S4 domain-containing protein: protein MANRIFPITTSSIRLDQFLKWANIAATGGQAKVFIRQGLVKVNGRVETRRSHLLKPGDEVEIQGARYKVSRHSAD from the coding sequence ATGGCTAATCGTATCTTTCCCATCACCACTTCCTCCATAAGGCTCGACCAGTTTTTAAAATGGGCCAATATAGCGGCGACCGGGGGCCAGGCAAAAGTCTTTATAAGGCAAGGACTGGTTAAGGTTAACGGTAGAGTAGAGACGCGCCGCAGCCACCTGTTAAAGCCCGGCGATGAGGTGGAGATTCAAGGTGCCAGATACAAGGTTAGCAGACATTCAGCTGATTAA
- the dnaN gene encoding DNA polymerase III subunit beta has protein sequence MHVSCSQPQLLQAVQKVHRAVASTTTMTALTGILFQADENMLTLQGTDLDLGIIYSFPVEVIIPGEILLPARIFTEMVRRLPPTNVTIQLLADNTVELTYMQSRVHLNSLDPNQYPSFPEIEGETTLEIDIKTLKDAIRKVSIASSSEDLRSIFSGILLEVNPKAQQFNLVATDTHRLALYRGSFVSSTIKTDDEINALISSRSLNELARLLPGEEGTVQITIGSAQIFACHDNLKLYARLLDGKFPHYQQVIPQSYTTRIKMSTRELLETTERAVLLARDEVKARSHIIILQIGETFKIKSEAAEVGHLEEELSAQIDGEPLTLALNGRYLLETLRILDSEEVVLELSSPLKPIVVKPEGQDNYFCLILPIRINTTVPEREYHG, from the coding sequence ATGCACGTTTCCTGTTCCCAACCCCAACTGCTGCAGGCGGTCCAAAAAGTTCATCGCGCTGTAGCTTCAACAACTACAATGACTGCCCTTACGGGTATTTTATTCCAGGCAGACGAAAATATGCTTACCCTCCAGGGAACGGATCTCGATTTAGGCATTATATATAGTTTTCCCGTTGAAGTTATAATACCGGGAGAAATTCTTCTGCCGGCCCGGATTTTTACTGAAATGGTACGGCGTCTACCACCTACAAACGTAACAATCCAACTTCTTGCCGACAATACGGTAGAGTTAACCTACATGCAGTCAAGAGTCCATTTAAATAGCCTCGATCCAAACCAATATCCTTCTTTCCCGGAAATTGAAGGGGAAACAACTCTAGAAATAGATATTAAAACATTGAAAGATGCCATACGCAAAGTAAGTATTGCCAGCAGCAGCGAAGACTTGCGCAGTATTTTTAGCGGCATTCTCCTTGAAGTAAACCCAAAAGCCCAACAATTTAACCTGGTGGCCACCGACACCCATCGTCTCGCCCTTTACAGGGGATCTTTTGTTTCATCGACTATTAAGACCGACGATGAAATAAACGCCCTTATTAGTAGCCGATCCTTAAATGAACTTGCCCGGCTTCTTCCAGGAGAAGAGGGTACCGTCCAAATAACCATAGGTTCTGCCCAAATATTCGCCTGTCATGATAATTTAAAACTTTATGCCCGTCTCCTTGATGGAAAATTTCCCCATTACCAACAAGTAATTCCTCAATCTTATACAACCAGGATAAAAATGTCTACCAGGGAATTATTAGAAACAACCGAACGTGCTGTCCTTCTCGCCAGGGATGAAGTAAAAGCGCGCTCCCATATAATAATCCTGCAGATCGGTGAAACTTTTAAAATAAAAAGCGAAGCCGCAGAAGTAGGTCACCTGGAGGAAGAATTATCGGCACAAATTGACGGAGAACCGTTAACCCTTGCCTTAAACGGCCGTTATCTACTGGAAACATTGCGCATACTAGACAGCGAGGAAGTAGTCCTCGAGCTCTCCTCGCCGTTAAAACCGATTGTAGTTAAACCCGAAGGCCAGGATAATTATTTCTGCCTCATTCTGCCGATAAGAATAAATACAACGGTGCCGGAAAGGGAATATCATGGCTAA